Proteins from a genomic interval of Equus quagga isolate Etosha38 chromosome 13, UCLA_HA_Equagga_1.0, whole genome shotgun sequence:
- the CBLC gene encoding E3 ubiquitin-protein ligase CBL-C isoform X2 — translation MAAAAAPRGRQRGEPRALGRAVRLLQRLEERCGDPRLSSSPPSLRDLLPRTAQLLRDVAQTRRTAGGGDPEGPGGAGDFLVVYLANLEAKSRQVAELLPPRGRRSANDELFREGSRLRRQLAKLALIFSHMHAELGALFPQGKYCGHTYQLTKAPAHAFWREHCGARCVLPWAEFESILCTCHPVESGATALALRSTIDLTCSGHVSVFEFDVFTRLFQPWPTLLKNWQLLAVNHPGYMAFLTYDEVRARLQACRDKPGSYIFRPSCTRLGQWAIGYVSTDGSILQTIPPNQPLFQALLEGQKEGFYLYPDGKNHNPDLTELRQMEPQQHIHVSEEQLRLYWAMDSTFELCKICAESNKDVKIEPCGHLLCSRCLAAWQHSDSQTCPFCRSEIKGREAVSIHQFQGRPVEARLPAEDPRPGSDQEDREEPQGQVAPSAPPLPPRLNLSPRRPRDEGQRKVKLLKGKSPLQLPLCVP, via the exons ATGGCTGCGGCAGCGGCCCCGCGGGGGCGACAGCGGGGAGAGCCTCGCGCGCTCGGCCGGGCGGTGAGGTTGCTGCAGCGCCTGGAGGAGCGGTGCGGGGACCCCCGACTCTCCTCGAGCCCGCCCTCGCTGCGGGACCTGCTGCCCCGCACCGCGCAGCTGCTGCGCGACGTGGCCCAAACCCGGAGGACGGCCGGCGGAGGCGACCCCGAGGGACCCGGGGGCGCGGGGGACTTCCTCGTCGTCTACCTCGCCAACCTGGAGGCCAAGAGCAGGCAGGTGGCGGAACTGCTGCCACCGCGGGGCCGGAGAAGCGCCAACGACGAGCTCTTCCGGGAGGGCTCGAGGCTCAG GCGACAGCTGGCCAAGCTGGCTCTCATCTTCAGCCATATGCACGCAGAGCTGGGCGCGCTCTTCCCCCAGGGAAAGTACTGTGGACACACGTACCAGCTCACCAAGGCCCCTGCCCACGCCTTCTGGAGGGAGCACTGCGGAGCCCG GTGTGTGCTGCCCTGGGCCGAGTTTGAGTCCATCTTGTGCACCTGCCACCCTGTGGAATCGGGCGCCACTGCCCTGGCCTTGCGCTCCACCATCGACCTCACCTGCAGCGGCCACGTGTCCGTCTTTGAGTTTGACGTCTTCACCAGGCTCTTCCAG ccctggccaaccCTCCTCAAGAACTGGCAGCTCCTGGCGGTCAACCACCCGGGCTACATGGCCTTCCTCACCTATGACGAGGTCCGAGCGCGTCTGCAGGCCTGCAGAGACAAGCCGGGCAG ctaCATCTTCCGGCCCAGCTGCACTCGCCTGGGACAGTGGGCCATTGGATACGTGAGCACAGATGGCAGCATCCTGCAGACCATCCCTCCCAATCAACCCCTGTTCCAGGCCCTCCTGGAAGGACAAAAGGAAGGCTT ctaCCTCTACCCAGATGGGAAGAACCACAACCCGGACCTGACCGAACTCCGCCAGATGGAACCCCAGCAGCACATCCACGTGTCGGAG GAGCAGCTGCGGCTGTACTGGGCCATGGACTCCACATTCGAGCTCTGTAAGATCTGCGCCGAGAGCAACAAGGACGTGAAGATCGAGCCGTGCGGGCACCTGCTTTGTAGTCGCTGCCTGGCCGCCTGGCAG CACTCGGACAGCCAGACCTGCCCCTTCTGCCGCAGCGAGATCAAGGGCCGAGAGGCTGTGAGTATCCACCAGTTCCAGGGGAGGCCAGTGGAAGCCAGGCTCCCTGCTGAGGACCCCAGGCCTGGCAGTGACCAAGAAGATAGGGAGGAGCCGCAGGGGCAG GTGGCCCCCTCAGCTCCCCCATTGCCCCCTCGACTAAATCTCTCCCCCAGGAGACCCAGAGATGAAGGCCAGAGGAAGGTG
- the CBLC gene encoding E3 ubiquitin-protein ligase CBL-C isoform X1: MAAAAAPRGRQRGEPRALGRAVRLLQRLEERCGDPRLSSSPPSLRDLLPRTAQLLRDVAQTRRTAGGGDPEGPGGAGDFLVVYLANLEAKSRQVAELLPPRGRRSANDELFREGSRLRRQLAKLALIFSHMHAELGALFPQGKYCGHTYQLTKAPAHAFWREHCGARCVLPWAEFESILCTCHPVESGATALALRSTIDLTCSGHVSVFEFDVFTRLFQPWPTLLKNWQLLAVNHPGYMAFLTYDEVRARLQACRDKPGSYIFRPSCTRLGQWAIGYVSTDGSILQTIPPNQPLFQALLEGQKEGFYLYPDGKNHNPDLTELRQMEPQQHIHVSEEQLRLYWAMDSTFELCKICAESNKDVKIEPCGHLLCSRCLAAWQHSDSQTCPFCRSEIKGREAVSIHQFQGRPVEARLPAEDPRPGSDQEDREEPQGQVAPSAPPLPPRLNLSPRRPRDEGQRKVAPLALPRLRAPLALPRIRPVASALWESTSSPEAREGATE; the protein is encoded by the exons ATGGCTGCGGCAGCGGCCCCGCGGGGGCGACAGCGGGGAGAGCCTCGCGCGCTCGGCCGGGCGGTGAGGTTGCTGCAGCGCCTGGAGGAGCGGTGCGGGGACCCCCGACTCTCCTCGAGCCCGCCCTCGCTGCGGGACCTGCTGCCCCGCACCGCGCAGCTGCTGCGCGACGTGGCCCAAACCCGGAGGACGGCCGGCGGAGGCGACCCCGAGGGACCCGGGGGCGCGGGGGACTTCCTCGTCGTCTACCTCGCCAACCTGGAGGCCAAGAGCAGGCAGGTGGCGGAACTGCTGCCACCGCGGGGCCGGAGAAGCGCCAACGACGAGCTCTTCCGGGAGGGCTCGAGGCTCAG GCGACAGCTGGCCAAGCTGGCTCTCATCTTCAGCCATATGCACGCAGAGCTGGGCGCGCTCTTCCCCCAGGGAAAGTACTGTGGACACACGTACCAGCTCACCAAGGCCCCTGCCCACGCCTTCTGGAGGGAGCACTGCGGAGCCCG GTGTGTGCTGCCCTGGGCCGAGTTTGAGTCCATCTTGTGCACCTGCCACCCTGTGGAATCGGGCGCCACTGCCCTGGCCTTGCGCTCCACCATCGACCTCACCTGCAGCGGCCACGTGTCCGTCTTTGAGTTTGACGTCTTCACCAGGCTCTTCCAG ccctggccaaccCTCCTCAAGAACTGGCAGCTCCTGGCGGTCAACCACCCGGGCTACATGGCCTTCCTCACCTATGACGAGGTCCGAGCGCGTCTGCAGGCCTGCAGAGACAAGCCGGGCAG ctaCATCTTCCGGCCCAGCTGCACTCGCCTGGGACAGTGGGCCATTGGATACGTGAGCACAGATGGCAGCATCCTGCAGACCATCCCTCCCAATCAACCCCTGTTCCAGGCCCTCCTGGAAGGACAAAAGGAAGGCTT ctaCCTCTACCCAGATGGGAAGAACCACAACCCGGACCTGACCGAACTCCGCCAGATGGAACCCCAGCAGCACATCCACGTGTCGGAG GAGCAGCTGCGGCTGTACTGGGCCATGGACTCCACATTCGAGCTCTGTAAGATCTGCGCCGAGAGCAACAAGGACGTGAAGATCGAGCCGTGCGGGCACCTGCTTTGTAGTCGCTGCCTGGCCGCCTGGCAG CACTCGGACAGCCAGACCTGCCCCTTCTGCCGCAGCGAGATCAAGGGCCGAGAGGCTGTGAGTATCCACCAGTTCCAGGGGAGGCCAGTGGAAGCCAGGCTCCCTGCTGAGGACCCCAGGCCTGGCAGTGACCAAGAAGATAGGGAGGAGCCGCAGGGGCAG GTGGCCCCCTCAGCTCCCCCATTGCCCCCTCGACTAAATCTCTCCCCCAGGAGACCCAGAGATGAAGGCCAGAGGAAGGTG gcgCCTCTGGCCCTCCCCAGACTTCGGGCTCCTCTTGCCTTGCCAAGAATTAGGCCTGTGGCCTCAGCCCTGTGGGAAAGTACCTCCAGCCCCGAGGCCAGGGAGGGAGCCACAGAGTAA